The window GCTCAAAAATATGGATAAGTACGCCGAAGATTTCAGAACGGTCTATAACAAAGCATGGGTTAAGCACAAGGGTGTAGGAGAAATGAGCAAAGCACAGGTTGATGGTATTTTCAAAAAGCTGAAGCCTGTGATGGATCCCAAGATCATGATGTTTGGTTATTATGAAAGCGAGCCGATTGCATTCTTCTTAAACCTGCCGGAGCTGAACCAGATTTTTAAGCATGTAAATGGCAATTTAAACTGGTGGGGCAAACTCCTGTTCGTTTACCATAAATGGCGTGGCACCTGCAAGAAAATGCTGGGCCTGGTATTTGGGGTGGTGCCTGCCCATCAGGGGAAGGGTATTGAGTCGGCTATGGCCATTGCAACGAGCCGTTATGTATGGACGAGCAAATCGCCCTACCTCGATTTTGAAATGAACTGGATAGGTGATTTTAACCCGAAAATGATGCGCATTGCAGAAGAAGTGGGAGGCAAGGTTTACAAAGTGCACCATACCTACCGTTACCTGTTTGATCGCAGCAAACCCTTTGTCCGCTGCCCGATTATCCATTAAACATTAACCTGAATTTATACTATGAGCTTATTAGTTGTAGGGTCGGTGGCCTTTGATGCCCTGGAAACCCCATTCGGCAAAACTGACAAGATTATTGGCGGCTCTGGCACCTATATATCCATGGCAGCTTCTTACTTCACCAAAAATACAAATCTGGTGGCAGTGGTAGGGGGCGATTTTCGTAAAACTGATATTGAGATGATGCAGCAGCATGGCATCAATACTCAGGGTCTTCAAGTCAAAGAAAACGAAAAAAGCTTTTTCTGGAGTGGCCGCTATCACAACGATATGAACAGCCGGGATACCCTGGTAACAGAGCTGAACGTGCTGGGAAGCTTTGATCCGGTGATTCCTGATGCTTACCAGGACTGTCAGTACCTGATGCTGGGAAACCTGGCACCCTCTGTACAACGCACGGTCATTGAGCGTATGAAGAAGCGCCCCAAGCTGATCATGATGGATACTATGAATTTCTGGATGGATGTAGCCTGGGATGATCTGCTGGATACCATCAGCATGGTAGATGTGCTCTCCATTAATGATGGAGAAGCCCGCCAGCTAAGCAAAGAGTATTCGCTGGTAAAGGCAGCTAGAAAAATTCTCGCCATGGGTCCTAAAAAGCTGATCATTAAAAAGGGTGAGCATGGGGCACTGCTCTTTGATCAGGACCAGATCTTTTTTGCACCGGCCCTGCCACTCGAAGATGTATTTGATCCCACCGGTGCCGGCGATACTTTCGCAGGCGGCTTTATAGGTTATCTTTCTTCTACCAACGATGTAAGCTTCGATAACATGAAGCGAGGCATCATCTATGGCTCAGCCATGGCATCTTACTGTGTGGAAAAATTTGGGGTAGAGCGGCTGGTTAACCTCAAACAATCAGATATTGATGAGCGCGTGCAGGAGTTTGTAGACCTGGTGCAGTTTGAAATCTCGTACGCTTAGGCTGAAACATAATTCTGAAATTTAAAAGGCTGTCGGGTGGCAGCCTTTTTATTTAGTGCCTGACTTACGTACTCCTCCGTTTATATCCCCTATTCGCCACTTGTGTAGTTTTTGCCTATTCTGCGTTGGGTACTTAGAGCCGGATTGAATGATCCGCTATATTTGAGAGTTAACACCTTATATAATTCGCGTTCGAACAACACACCAGTCTTATGAAGAAAAGTGCTCTTTTGCTGTTGTGCCTGCTGATTACCAGCATGGTGCAGGCGCAAAGTAAGAAAATTGAATTTGTAGAATATGATATGCCCAATGGGCTTCATGTAATTCTGCACGAAGATCACTCAACGCCTATTGTAGCAGTAACCGTTATGTACCATGTAGGCTCAAAAAATGAGCTGGAGGGGCGCAGTGGTTTTGCTCATTTCTTTGAACACCTCCTTTTTGAAGGAACCGAAAATGTAGCCAGAGGCGAGTTTATGGGCATTGTAAAAGGTGCTGGCGGAGCCCTCAATGCCAATACCACCCAGGACCGTACTTTCTATTATCAGGTTCTGCCCTCTAACCAGCTGGAGCTGGGGCTGTACCTGGAGTCGGAGCGCATGCTGCATGCCAAAATAGATTCTATTGGCGTAGAAACACAGCGTGAAGTGGTGAAGGAAGAAAAGCGCCAGCGCATCGATAATGTGCCCTACATGTCGTTCCAGGAAAATATTTTTAAGCGTGCTTTTCAGAAGCACCCTTACCGCTGGACCCCCATCGGCTCTATGGAAGACCTGAATGCCGCCAAACTCGATGAGTTTATGCAGTTCTACAAAGAACACTATGTGCCCAACAATGCTGTGCTTTCCATTGCCGGCGATATCAATGTGGCGCAAACACGTGAGCTGATCAACAAATACTTCAGCGAAATCCCGAAGGGAGGTACGCCTTACAGGCCAAACATAGAAGAACCGGCACTTACAGCAGAGGTTCGCGATACCATCTATGATAACATACAGCTGCCGGCTGTTTTTCAGGCTTACCGCATGCCTGGCCAGGGCACCGACGATTATTATGCCCTTAACATGCTTACCACCTTATTGAGCGGTGGCCCCAGTGCGCGTATGCAAAAACAGCTGGTAGACAAAGAGCAAAAAGCTCTGCAGGTAGTTGCCTTTCCCTATGCTCTCGAGGATCACGGGCTCTTTATCACCCTAGGGCTGGTAAATGTGGGAGTTGAGCTCTCTGAGCTGGAAACGGCTATGAACAGGGAAATTGAAAAGGTACAGCAGGAACTGATCAGTGATCAGGAATTCCAGAAGGTGCTGAACCAGGTGGAGAGCAGCTTTGTAACCAGCAACTCCAAGGTAGCCGGTATAGCCGAAAGCCTGGCCAATTACCATATGTATTTTGGCGATGCCAACCTGATCAACACGGAAATTGAACGCTTCCGTAAGGTAACCAAAGAAGACATTCGCCGGGTGGCGCAGGAGTACCTGGCCGCCAATAACAGGGTGGTGCTCCATTACCTGCCAAAATCTGAAGCACCTGCACCGGCTAACCAATCATCCAACTAAGCCTTTAACCAGATGAAATTTACCAAACATATATTTCTTTTTGCCTGCCTGCTGTTTGCTTATGCTGCCACAGCCCAGGTAGATCGCAGCCAGCTGCCTAAGCCAGGCCCGGCGCCTGAAATTAAGCTGGGCACTTACGAGTCTTTTGAACTGAAAAACGGGCTGAAGGTATTTGTAGTGCGCAACACCAAACTGCCACAGGTAAGCTATAGCCTGCTGATTGACCGCGATCCTATTGTAGAGGGCGATAAGGCCGGCTACATTTCCATTGCCGGAGACCTGCTGCGCAGTGGTACTGCCAACCGCACAAAAGATCAGCTCGATGAAGAGGTCGATTTTATCGGCGCAGGTCTCTCCACCAGCTCTACCGGGGTGTATGGCTCTGCTCTTAGCCGCCATAAAGATAAGCTGATGGCGCTGATGGCCGATGTGGTGCTGAACCCTTCCTTCCCGCAGGAGGAATTTGATAAACTGGTAAAGCAAAACAAATCGGGCCTGGCCGCTCAAAAGGACGATCCACAGTACATTGCGAGCAGCGTGCAGGGCATGCTGCTGTACGGTGCCGATCATCCCTATGGTGAGCTGGCAACAGAAGCTACTTTTGATAACATCAAGATAGAGGATGTCAAACAGTACTATCAAATATACTTTAAGCCAAACACAGCTTACCTGGCCATTGTAGGCGATATTACCAAGAAAGAAGCACAGCAGCTGGTAAAAAAATATTTCAGCAAGTGGCAAAAGGGTAATGTACCCACCCATACCTATCCTGCGCCAAAGCCTCTGGAGAAACCGTTGGTAGCGGTGGTAGATCGTTCTACCTCGGTGCAGTCGGTGGTGCAAATTACCCACCCCATTGCGCTGAAGCCCGGCGATGCCGATGTAATACCCGCCCGCCTGATGAACGACATCCTGGGTGGAGGCGATGCTCGCCTGTTCAACAATCTTAGAGAAGCAAAAGGCTATACCTATGGAGCCTACTCTTCGCTGGATTCTGATGAACTCATCGGTAAGTTTGTAGCCTATGCAAATGTGCGCAATGCTGTAACCGACAGTGCTGTGTACGAATTTATGCATGAGCTGAGGCGCATTCGTACCGAGGCAGTGCCACAGGATGAGCTGGAAAAGGCTAAGAACTTTTTAACCGGCAGCTTTGCCCGCTCCCTGGAGAGCCCACAGACCATTGCCAGCTTTGCCCTGAATACCGCCCGTTATAAGCTGGATAAAAATTACTACCGCGACTACCTGAAAAAGGTGGCTGCCGTTACACCTGCCGATCTGCAGCGTGTGGCACAAACCTATGTACAGCCCGATAATGCCTATATTCTGGTGGTAGGCAATGCCGAGGAGGTTGAGGAAGGCCTGAAGCAGTTTGGCGAGGTAAAACGTTACACAGCCGAAGGCGAACCGGCCAAAGAACTTGCTGCCGGAGAAGCCAGTGCACAGGAAATCATCGGCAAATACCTGCAGGCAATAGGAGGAGAACAGCGTCTGAGTTCGATCAACGATATGCGCATGGTGATGAAGCTCAGCGTGAATGGCATGGAAATTACCAACACACAGCTGAAGAAGCTGCCGGGCAGCTACCTGAACGAAACCACCATGAACGGACAGGTGCTGTCTAAAATAGTATATGATGGTGGCAAAGCCTTTATGGTGATGGGAGGTCAGCGCCAGGAGCTGCCTGAGCAACAGGCGGCAGCCCTGAAAGCATCGGCCTATCCCTTCCCCGAACTGATGTATGAGCAGGAAGGCATCACTGCAGAAGTAAAAGGCCTGGAAACTGTAGAAGGAAAAGAAGCTTACAAAGTAGTCGTTGGCACTGCCGGCGGACCTTCTTCTACAGAATACTTTGCCAAAGACAGCGGCCTGAAGCTGAAAACCGAAAGCCCTACAGGCACGATCATCTATAAATCTTACGAAGAAAAAGACGGAATCAAGTTTCCAAAAACCATATCGCTGATCACCCCGCAGGGTACTCTGGAAGGAGAGGTAGTAAGCGTAGAACTAAACCCAGGCCTGAAAGATGCTGCATTTGCTCAATAGGCAGCTGCAGGTAATTCAGGCCCTGTAAATTTTAAAAAAGCAGCACCTGCTCCAATTGGGCAGGTGCTGCTTTTTTTACTATGAACAGCATATGACAGGCTTACTGCCATAACCAGGCCAGCCTGTTTTGCAGTTGCTCCGGGCTTGGGTTGGGCAGTGGCAATATTTTTAATTCGGTTTTATAAGAGCTTTCGCCTGCTGTTAATTCAACTGTGCGCAAGGCGTGGTTACGGAAAAAACTGATATGCACCTTGTCCTGCCCGGCCAGCAGCTCCTCCAGGTTGTTCAGCTGTATGCGCCTGCCGTTAATGGCCACCAGTTCATCTCCCCGGCTAAGAAATTTTTCGGCAGGGCTCCCCGGGGCTACATCCACTACCGAAAACTGGTTAACATCTTTTTCGCCCACCTTAAAGCCATACAGCCTTTGGGTGCTGCTGCGCGCTGGTTGCTGGCGCAGGCTTAAGCCTACCCATTCCAGTAAGTCCGGTAAATGATTTTCCAGCGGTTCCCGGCCTTCTACATACAAATGGAAATACTCATGCATGGGCTGGCCGGCTACCTGGTCTACAATTTTTTTATAATCCTCGTAGGTATAGCCCCTTTTCTGAAGGCCAAATTCCTGCATCATGATTTGCATGACAGTATCCAGAGAGCCCTCGTTGTTGGTGAGCTTGCGCAGCTGCAGGTCCAGCAGCAGTGCTACCAGCGAGCCCTTTACATAGATCGATACCTTGCGGTTCGGAATGCCGGGGCTGTAGCCATCCAGCCACAGATCATACCCACTGTCGATAAGAGAATGGTTAAAACGGCCGCCGTTGCTTACATGCCGCTGCAGGCTGCGGTTCAGCTCTATCAGGTAATCGTCCAGATCAAACACACCACCACGGGCCAGGAACAGATCTCCGTAGTAAGTGGTAACGCCTTCGGCCACAAAGCCTGTTGTAAAATAGTTCTCCCTGGTAAAATCATAGGGCATCATCTCGGCTGGCCGAATGCGGATGATGTTCCAGACATGGTACAGCTCATGAGAGCTAATGCCCAGCAGGTTTTTATACAGGTCGGGGAGGTGGAGTTCGTTAGAGGGGCCCAGCGTAATAACCGTGCTGGCACCATGCTCTACCCCATGGTAGGCCTTGTAGGGCAGAAAATGAAACAGAAAGTGATACTCGGGGGCCGGAAAGCCCTGCATTGTTTTAATCTGTGCTTCGCTGAAGCGGCGAAAAGCCTCCTGTGTCAGGGGCCAATTCAGGGAGCCGCTATCGCCCATGGCCCATAGGTGAAAGACTGTATCACCGGCCAGGTAAGAGTGCTGCTGCAACCGGCTGCTGGCAATCATGGGGCTATCTACCAGCTCGAAATAATCAGGGGCTTCCAGCGTGTGATGTGCTGTTTGCTTTAAGCTGCAGGCAATTTTATAATCATCGGGTAGCTGCAGGTGTACTTCGCAGGGCTCGTTCAGGCGCCCCTCGGCATAGAGCATG of the Flammeovirgaceae bacterium 311 genome contains:
- a CDS encoding carbohydrate kinase (COG0524 Sugar kinases, ribokinase family), coding for MSLLVVGSVAFDALETPFGKTDKIIGGSGTYISMAASYFTKNTNLVAVVGGDFRKTDIEMMQQHGINTQGLQVKENEKSFFWSGRYHNDMNSRDTLVTELNVLGSFDPVIPDAYQDCQYLMLGNLAPSVQRTVIERMKKRPKLIMMDTMNFWMDVAWDDLLDTISMVDVLSINDGEARQLSKEYSLVKAARKILAMGPKKLIIKKGEHGALLFDQDQIFFAPALPLEDVFDPTGAGDTFAGGFIGYLSSTNDVSFDNMKRGIIYGSAMASYCVEKFGVERLVNLKQSDIDERVQEFVDLVQFEISYA
- a CDS encoding putative zinc protease y4wA (COG0612 Predicted Zn-dependent peptidases) — encoded protein: MKKSALLLLCLLITSMVQAQSKKIEFVEYDMPNGLHVILHEDHSTPIVAVTVMYHVGSKNELEGRSGFAHFFEHLLFEGTENVARGEFMGIVKGAGGALNANTTQDRTFYYQVLPSNQLELGLYLESERMLHAKIDSIGVETQREVVKEEKRQRIDNVPYMSFQENIFKRAFQKHPYRWTPIGSMEDLNAAKLDEFMQFYKEHYVPNNAVLSIAGDINVAQTRELINKYFSEIPKGGTPYRPNIEEPALTAEVRDTIYDNIQLPAVFQAYRMPGQGTDDYYALNMLTTLLSGGPSARMQKQLVDKEQKALQVVAFPYALEDHGLFITLGLVNVGVELSELETAMNREIEKVQQELISDQEFQKVLNQVESSFVTSNSKVAGIAESLANYHMYFGDANLINTEIERFRKVTKEDIRRVAQEYLAANNRVVLHYLPKSEAPAPANQSSN
- a CDS encoding peptidase M16 domain-containing protein (COG0612 Predicted Zn-dependent peptidases), coding for MKFTKHIFLFACLLFAYAATAQVDRSQLPKPGPAPEIKLGTYESFELKNGLKVFVVRNTKLPQVSYSLLIDRDPIVEGDKAGYISIAGDLLRSGTANRTKDQLDEEVDFIGAGLSTSSTGVYGSALSRHKDKLMALMADVVLNPSFPQEEFDKLVKQNKSGLAAQKDDPQYIASSVQGMLLYGADHPYGELATEATFDNIKIEDVKQYYQIYFKPNTAYLAIVGDITKKEAQQLVKKYFSKWQKGNVPTHTYPAPKPLEKPLVAVVDRSTSVQSVVQITHPIALKPGDADVIPARLMNDILGGGDARLFNNLREAKGYTYGAYSSLDSDELIGKFVAYANVRNAVTDSAVYEFMHELRRIRTEAVPQDELEKAKNFLTGSFARSLESPQTIASFALNTARYKLDKNYYRDYLKKVAAVTPADLQRVAQTYVQPDNAYILVVGNAEEVEEGLKQFGEVKRYTAEGEPAKELAAGEASAQEIIGKYLQAIGGEQRLSSINDMRMVMKLSVNGMEITNTQLKKLPGSYLNETTMNGQVLSKIVYDGGKAFMVMGGQRQELPEQQAAALKASAYPFPELMYEQEGITAEVKGLETVEGKEAYKVVVGTAGGPSSTEYFAKDSGLKLKTESPTGTIIYKSYEEKDGIKFPKTISLITPQGTLEGEVVSVELNPGLKDAAFAQ
- a CDS encoding protease with the C-terminal PDZ domain (COG3975 Predicted protease with the C-terminal PDZ domain): MKYYISYQYPQHHFLHITLYLRDLQEDITYLQLPSWRPGRYELGNFAKNIQRFNIQDMQGGIIPHKKVSKDRWEVVTKGISELQVRYTYYGNQMDAGGTYLDEEQLYINFINCMLYAEGRLNEPCEVHLQLPDDYKIACSLKQTAHHTLEAPDYFELVDSPMIASSRLQQHSYLAGDTVFHLWAMGDSGSLNWPLTQEAFRRFSEAQIKTMQGFPAPEYHFLFHFLPYKAYHGVEHGASTVITLGPSNELHLPDLYKNLLGISSHELYHVWNIIRIRPAEMMPYDFTRENYFTTGFVAEGVTTYYGDLFLARGGVFDLDDYLIELNRSLQRHVSNGGRFNHSLIDSGYDLWLDGYSPGIPNRKVSIYVKGSLVALLLDLQLRKLTNNEGSLDTVMQIMMQEFGLQKRGYTYEDYKKIVDQVAGQPMHEYFHLYVEGREPLENHLPDLLEWVGLSLRQQPARSSTQRLYGFKVGEKDVNQFSVVDVAPGSPAEKFLSRGDELVAINGRRIQLNNLEELLAGQDKVHISFFRNHALRTVELTAGESSYKTELKILPLPNPSPEQLQNRLAWLWQ